GTATAGCCCACACCAAGGCTGGTATGTTTGAAGAAACACGCTTTGAGAAAATACACAATGTTATTTTCCAAGACTCTACTGTGGCTTCAATATTAGTGGCTCAAGAAATAGCGGCTTTAATTAGAGATAAGGAAAATCAAAATAAACCATGTGTGTTAGGTTTAGCGACAGGGTCTTCACCAATAAAAGTTTATGAAGAACTTGTACGTATGCATAGAGAGGAAGGTTTAAGCTTTGCAAATGTAATCACCTTCAATCTCGATGAATATTTACCAATGGATAAAGGTAACATCCAGAGTTACTTTTATTTCATGCATGAGCATCTGTTTAATCATATTGACATTTTAGAAGAACACATAAACATTCCAGATGGTTCTGTGAGCTCGGAAGATTTATATCAATACTGTATCGATTATGAGATGAAAATCAAGGCTGTTGGAGGTTTAGATTTTCAGTTGCTAGGTATCGGTAGGACAGGTCATATTGGTTTTAATGAGCCAGGATCGCATTACAATTCCAGCACCCGTAGTATCACGTTAGATCATATTACTCGTGTTGATGCCGCTCCTGCTTTTTTAGGCATTGAAAATGTGCCAAGAAAAGCCATAACTATGGGTATTGGTACTGTTTTAAGTGCCAAACGTATTGTATTATTAGGCTGGGGAGGGAATAAAGCTGAAATTCTGAAAGAAACTATTGAAGGTGAAATAACCCCAGAAGTGCCGGCAACGTATCTTCAAAATCATGAAAATACAACCTTCATTATTGATGAAGCTGCGGCCTCAGAATTAACCAGAGTTAAAACCCCTTGGTTAGTAACCAACTGTGTATGGAACGACAATTTAAAACTTAAAGCCGTAGTTTGGCTTAGCGAGCTAACCGAAAAACCATTTTTAAAGTTAACCGATAAAGATTATAACAATAATGGTATGTCTGGTTTACTTACCGAAGAAGGTACGGCCTACGATTTAAACATCAAAATGTTTAATAAACTACAGCATACTATTACAGGTTGGCCAGGAGGTAAACCAAATGCTGATGATACCAAT
This genomic interval from Tamlana carrageenivorans contains the following:
- the nagB gene encoding glucosamine-6-phosphate deaminase, translated to MFEETRFEKIHNVIFQDSTVASILVAQEIAALIRDKENQNKPCVLGLATGSSPIKVYEELVRMHREEGLSFANVITFNLDEYLPMDKGNIQSYFYFMHEHLFNHIDILEEHINIPDGSVSSEDLYQYCIDYEMKIKAVGGLDFQLLGIGRTGHIGFNEPGSHYNSSTRSITLDHITRVDAAPAFLGIENVPRKAITMGIGTVLSAKRIVLLGWGGNKAEILKETIEGEITPEVPATYLQNHENTTFIIDEAAASELTRVKTPWLVTNCVWNDNLKLKAVVWLSELTEKPFLKLTDKDYNNNGMSGLLTEEGTAYDLNIKMFNKLQHTITGWPGGKPNADDTNRPERATIPKKRVIIFSPHPDDDVISMGGTFDRLVEQGHEVHVAYQTSGNIAVSDEEALKFAEITQSLCPECEETEAIISFLKNKTDHDIDSVEVRKLKGLIRRSESLGATRYFGLEDANVHFLDLPFYETGTIKKNNISQEDIDIMCDIISTIKPHQIYAAGDLADPHGTHKVCLDALFESLKILKTESYMKDCWVWLYRGAWHEWESFQIEMAVPMSPDQVLRKRHAIFYHQSQKDGVMFQGGDSREFWVRAEDRNHLTAKKYNDLGLSEYAAIEAFKRYHF